The following proteins are encoded in a genomic region of Brachyspira pilosicoli:
- a CDS encoding MIP/aquaporin family protein — translation MYTKKSEFLAEIIGSMFIALFGCGVAASVVIGNNESSINIHIAWGLAVTLGIYASGKISGAHFNPAITLALASTGRFQWAKVWYYILAQMIGFFIGGAIVFAVYYGKWIEVDPNFENTAKVFVTFPAVPGFLYDFMNQVIGAFILMFLILATGDANNAPVGANLGPIIIGFIVAAIGMSFGFMQGYAINPARDLALRIFTVLLGFKNNGLTDGSNIWIVPIIGPIVGGIFGAIVYDVTIGNILSKR, via the coding sequence ATGTATACTAAAAAATCAGAATTTTTAGCAGAAATAATTGGCTCTATGTTTATAGCATTATTTGGATGCGGGGTTGCTGCATCTGTAGTTATAGGAAATAATGAGTCTTCTATTAACATACATATTGCTTGGGGGCTTGCTGTTACTTTAGGTATATATGCTTCTGGTAAAATAAGCGGGGCTCATTTTAATCCTGCAATTACACTTGCTTTAGCTTCAACAGGAAGGTTTCAATGGGCTAAAGTTTGGTATTATATATTAGCTCAAATGATAGGTTTTTTTATTGGCGGTGCTATAGTATTTGCTGTTTATTATGGGAAATGGATAGAAGTTGATCCTAATTTTGAAAACACAGCTAAAGTATTTGTCACTTTTCCAGCAGTTCCTGGTTTTTTATATGATTTTATGAATCAAGTTATAGGAGCATTTATATTAATGTTTTTAATACTTGCTACTGGCGATGCTAACAATGCTCCTGTTGGAGCTAATTTAGGCCCTATAATAATAGGGTTTATAGTAGCAGCTATAGGCATGTCATTTGGTTTTATGCAAGGTTATGCTATTAATCCTGCTCGCGATTTAGCTCTTAGGATTTTTACTGTTTTACTTGGCTTTAAAAACAACGGTCTTACAGATGGGAGCAATATTTGGATAGTTCCAATAATAGGTCCTATAGTAGGTGGAATTTTCGGTGCTATTGTTTACGACGTCACAATAGGGAATATACTTTCTAAACGATAA
- a CDS encoding rubrerythrin family protein encodes MDLKRSKTNENLKVAFTGEAMARCKYIYYADKAREEGMESLALAFEKASRNEQEHGKLWFERYHGILSKEENLKDAIAGETYESAEMYLNFAKTAKEEGFNDIAILFEHVAEIEKGHKKMFEDFLGEKSEEISKWQCKKCGYIHKEAKAPKRCPVCEQYRVGGIN; translated from the coding sequence ATGGATTTAAAAAGGTCAAAAACTAATGAGAATTTGAAGGTAGCTTTTACTGGAGAGGCAATGGCAAGATGCAAATATATATATTATGCCGATAAGGCAAGAGAAGAGGGGATGGAGAGTTTGGCTTTAGCTTTTGAGAAAGCATCAAGAAATGAGCAGGAGCATGGTAAATTGTGGTTTGAGCGTTATCATGGTATATTATCTAAAGAAGAAAATTTAAAAGATGCTATAGCTGGAGAGACTTATGAATCTGCTGAGATGTATTTAAACTTTGCTAAGACAGCAAAAGAAGAGGGGTTTAATGATATAGCGATACTATTTGAACATGTAGCAGAGATAGAAAAAGGCCATAAAAAGATGTTTGAAGATTTTTTAGGGGAGAAAAGTGAGGAGATATCAAAATGGCAGTGTAAAAAATGCGGCTATATACATAAAGAAGCTAAAGCACCAAAGAGATGTCCTGTATGCGAACAATATAGGGTAGGAGGTATAAATTAA
- the serS gene encoding serine--tRNA ligase — protein sequence MIDVKLIRENIELVEENLKKRRSKVSLDKLKALEHERLDLLKAVEQDRAKKNESSKKVGECMKAGKKEEAEKIKEEMKAFTESLNKKEEKLAELEEAVNNEILYLPNMLSEDVPDGDDEKANKEIIRWGEPRKFDFEVKDHVDIAVGLDILDIERAVRMARTRFSLMKGKGAALERALINFMLKKHTSEHGYTEYVPPMLVNGRTMTGTGQLPKFEEDLFKTTDDPALYLIPTAEVPLTNIYREEIIPENMLPLYCTAYTPCFRSEAGSYGKDMRGLIRQHQFDKVELVKICTADKSKEEHEKMLKDAESILQALELPYRVVVLSSGDIGNAAYKTFDIEVWLPSQNMYREISSVSNCWDYQARRMQMRTRRNGKTELVHTLNGSGIAVGRTWIAILENYQQADGSVIIPDALRPFTGFDKIEKVN from the coding sequence ATGATAGATGTAAAATTAATAAGAGAGAATATCGAATTAGTAGAGGAGAACTTGAAAAAGAGAAGAAGCAAGGTTTCTCTTGATAAGTTAAAAGCTTTAGAACATGAAAGGCTTGATTTATTAAAAGCAGTAGAGCAAGACAGAGCAAAAAAAAATGAATCTTCAAAAAAAGTCGGCGAATGCATGAAAGCTGGAAAGAAAGAAGAGGCAGAAAAAATAAAAGAAGAGATGAAAGCTTTCACTGAATCCTTAAATAAAAAAGAAGAAAAATTGGCAGAATTAGAAGAAGCTGTTAATAACGAAATATTATATTTACCTAATATGCTTTCTGAAGATGTACCTGATGGTGATGATGAAAAAGCAAACAAAGAGATAATAAGATGGGGAGAGCCTCGTAAATTTGATTTTGAAGTAAAAGACCATGTCGATATAGCTGTAGGACTTGATATACTTGATATTGAAAGAGCTGTAAGAATGGCAAGAACTCGTTTTTCACTTATGAAAGGAAAAGGTGCTGCATTAGAGAGAGCATTGATTAACTTTATGCTAAAAAAACACACTTCAGAGCATGGTTATACAGAATATGTGCCTCCTATGCTTGTTAATGGAAGAACTATGACAGGTACTGGTCAGCTTCCAAAGTTTGAAGAGGATTTATTTAAAACTACAGATGACCCTGCTTTATACCTCATACCTACGGCAGAAGTTCCTCTTACAAACATATACAGAGAAGAGATTATACCAGAGAATATGCTTCCATTATATTGTACTGCATATACACCTTGTTTCCGTTCTGAGGCTGGTTCTTATGGTAAGGACATGAGAGGTTTAATAAGACAGCACCAATTTGACAAAGTAGAACTCGTAAAAATATGTACTGCTGACAAATCTAAAGAAGAGCATGAAAAAATGCTTAAAGATGCAGAAAGTATTTTACAGGCATTAGAGTTGCCTTACAGAGTAGTTGTTCTTTCTTCTGGAGATATAGGAAATGCTGCTTACAAAACTTTTGATATAGAAGTTTGGCTTCCTTCACAAAATATGTATAGAGAAATTTCAAGCGTAAGTAACTGTTGGGATTATCAGGCAAGAAGGATGCAGATGAGAACAAGAAGAAACGGCAAAACAGAATTAGTACATACATTAAACGGTTCTGGAATTGCTGTTGGAAGAACTTGGATAGCTATACTTGAGAATTATCAGCAGGCAGACGGAAGCGTAATAATTCCAGATGCTTTAAGACCGTTTACTGGTTTTGATAAAATAGAAAAGGTTAATTAA
- a CDS encoding TfoX/Sxy family protein: MPSSKDFLNIVLNKLDSLDDINYKQMMGEYIIYYNKKITAYVCDNHLFIKPTDKAKTLIKDYILKPPYKNAKDMIFIEDINKYDDDFFEHLFKEIYDELPSIKKKAKSKK, from the coding sequence ATGCCATCATCTAAAGACTTTCTTAATATAGTATTAAACAAACTAGATTCTTTAGATGATATTAATTATAAACAGATGATGGGTGAATACATAATCTATTATAACAAAAAAATAACAGCTTATGTATGCGATAATCATCTTTTTATAAAGCCTACTGATAAGGCAAAAACTTTAATAAAAGATTATATATTAAAGCCGCCTTATAAAAATGCTAAAGATATGATATTTATAGAAGATATCAATAAATATGATGATGATTTCTTTGAGCATTTATTCAAAGAGATTTATGATGAGCTTCCTTCTATAAAGAAAAAAGCTAAAAGTAAAAAATAA
- a CDS encoding peptide ABC transporter substrate-binding protein — MLKKIITAILLMILIVSCSKKEIITNNEIVINLAPEPLTIDPTLNTDNLTMIYILHAFEGLTKKDANNKIIGGAAESWDINEEGNIYTFHIRSNAKWSDGKPVTANDFVYTWRRAVDPKTANKYSYYFEVIKNAKDVISGEKTIEELGVTAIDAYTFEVELNSPTAYFLELAAYPPFYPVREDIINKYGDEWTLKPATYIGNGAFKMTERNFDKSIILERNTNYWNNENIKPNKLTFLLMEEPNTSLAGVLNGSIHFAKPFPRKDIETLKEKGIVHIVPVAASYYYRYNLNNKKVLQDVNIRRALSLAIDREYIVNSITKCGESPAGALVPYGINDVEGDFRKKGGEYIISSNYQKNIEEAKKLLTEAGYENGKNFPVIDLLIATREFDINIADAVQSMLKENLNIDVRVVKHEWASYLQNMYDRNFDLAVYLWYADYNDPINFLNIFKSDAPNNYGSYSNKTFDEYIDIASTNKNNDIRMHALHSAENIFMNDNAIIPIYFYSEALLVSPKLKNVEYDSQGLYRFFNAYLE; from the coding sequence ATGCTTAAAAAAATAATTACTGCTATTTTATTAATGATTTTAATCGTATCATGTTCTAAAAAAGAAATAATTACAAATAATGAAATTGTTATAAATCTCGCTCCAGAACCTTTAACTATTGACCCCACTTTAAACACTGATAATTTAACTATGATATATATTCTTCATGCTTTTGAAGGACTTACAAAAAAAGATGCCAACAATAAAATAATAGGAGGAGCTGCTGAAAGCTGGGATATAAATGAAGAGGGAAATATTTACACTTTTCATATAAGAAGCAATGCTAAATGGAGCGATGGAAAGCCTGTTACTGCAAATGATTTTGTTTATACTTGGAGGCGTGCTGTTGATCCGAAAACTGCCAACAAATACAGTTATTATTTTGAAGTTATAAAAAATGCTAAAGATGTTATAAGCGGCGAAAAAACTATAGAAGAGCTTGGGGTTACAGCAATAGATGCTTATACATTTGAGGTAGAATTAAATAGCCCAACAGCATACTTTTTAGAGCTTGCTGCTTATCCTCCGTTTTATCCTGTACGTGAAGATATAATAAATAAATACGGCGATGAATGGACTTTAAAACCTGCAACATATATTGGCAACGGTGCTTTTAAAATGACTGAAAGGAATTTCGATAAAAGCATAATACTTGAAAGAAATACTAATTATTGGAATAATGAAAACATAAAACCAAATAAATTAACTTTTCTTTTGATGGAAGAACCTAATACTTCTTTAGCTGGAGTTCTTAATGGCTCTATTCATTTTGCTAAACCATTTCCAAGAAAAGATATTGAAACTTTAAAAGAAAAAGGAATAGTTCATATTGTTCCAGTTGCTGCTTCCTACTATTATAGATACAATTTAAATAATAAAAAAGTTTTACAAGATGTAAATATAAGAAGGGCATTATCATTAGCCATTGACAGAGAATATATAGTAAACTCTATTACTAAATGCGGCGAAAGCCCTGCAGGAGCTTTAGTACCTTATGGAATTAATGATGTTGAAGGAGATTTCAGAAAAAAAGGAGGAGAATATATAATATCTTCCAACTATCAGAAAAACATAGAAGAAGCTAAAAAATTATTAACCGAAGCAGGATACGAAAATGGCAAAAACTTCCCTGTTATTGATTTGCTTATAGCTACAAGAGAATTTGACATAAATATTGCTGATGCTGTTCAGAGTATGCTTAAAGAAAATTTAAATATTGATGTGAGAGTGGTTAAACATGAATGGGCTTCATATCTTCAAAATATGTATGACAGAAACTTTGATTTAGCTGTTTATTTATGGTATGCTGATTATAATGACCCTATTAACTTTTTAAACATTTTTAAAAGTGATGCTCCAAATAATTACGGCTCATATTCAAATAAAACTTTTGATGAATATATTGATATTGCCTCAACAAACAAAAATAATGATATAAGAATGCATGCACTTCATTCAGCAGAAAACATTTTTATGAATGATAATGCTATTATACCTATATATTTTTATTCTGAAGCATTATTAGTTTCACCAAAATTAAAAAATGTAGAATATGATTCTCAGGGGTTATACAGATTTTTTAATGCTTATTTAGAGTAG
- the bioA gene encoding adenosylmethionine--8-amino-7-oxononanoate transaminase, translating to MTLEEKDLKYIWHPCSQMKDYEELHPIIINRGKGIYLYDKDGKEYIDIVSSWWCNLLGHCNEKINANIKEQLDRLEHVIFANFSHEGAIKLCEELVKILPKGLTKFNFSDNGSSSIEAALKMAFQYQHQIGNTKRTRFMCFTDGYHGETIGALSVGSLDLYAKIYKPMLMDTIHIEAPDCYRCKYCQNRETCKCECFEDAERKFEIYGEETCAVIVEPLLQASAGMRIYPPLYLKKLRELCDKYNVVFIVDEIATNFGRTGKMFACDHAEISPDIMCISKGLTGGYMPMAITITTDKIYNAFYADYNEGKAFMHSHTYSGNPLGCSAALAVQKVLREDDIINKAQIRAKYLNNKLKEKLLNHPNIGEIRNIGLINAMELVINKNTKEGFDSKLRMGYQIYKKALKKGLLLRPLGNVIYFNPPLIINEEEIDKAVDLCVSSINDIL from the coding sequence ATGACATTAGAAGAAAAAGATTTAAAATATATTTGGCATCCCTGCTCGCAGATGAAAGATTATGAAGAGCTTCATCCTATAATAATAAACAGAGGGAAAGGAATATATCTTTATGACAAAGACGGAAAAGAGTATATTGATATTGTAAGTTCTTGGTGGTGTAACCTGCTTGGACATTGTAATGAAAAAATCAATGCCAATATCAAAGAACAGCTTGACAGATTAGAGCATGTTATATTTGCAAACTTCTCTCATGAAGGAGCTATTAAATTATGCGAAGAGCTTGTAAAGATACTCCCAAAAGGGCTTACTAAATTCAATTTTTCTGATAATGGTTCTTCATCTATAGAAGCTGCATTAAAAATGGCTTTTCAATATCAGCATCAAATAGGCAATACAAAAAGAACGAGATTCATGTGTTTTACTGACGGTTATCATGGTGAAACTATTGGGGCATTATCGGTTGGAAGTTTAGACTTATATGCAAAAATATACAAGCCAATGTTAATGGACACTATACATATAGAAGCACCAGATTGTTATAGATGTAAATACTGCCAAAACAGAGAAACTTGCAAATGTGAATGTTTTGAAGATGCTGAGAGAAAATTTGAAATATATGGAGAAGAAACTTGTGCTGTGATAGTGGAGCCTTTACTTCAGGCAAGTGCAGGAATGAGAATATATCCTCCACTTTATTTGAAAAAATTAAGAGAGCTTTGTGATAAATATAATGTAGTTTTTATAGTTGATGAGATAGCTACAAATTTTGGACGCACAGGAAAGATGTTTGCATGCGACCATGCTGAAATAAGTCCTGATATAATGTGCATTTCAAAAGGGCTTACAGGCGGATATATGCCTATGGCAATAACAATAACAACAGACAAAATATATAATGCATTTTATGCAGACTACAATGAAGGGAAAGCTTTCATGCATAGTCATACCTACAGCGGAAACCCTTTAGGCTGTTCTGCTGCTTTGGCTGTACAAAAAGTTTTAAGAGAAGATGATATTATAAACAAGGCACAAATAAGAGCGAAATATTTAAATAATAAATTAAAAGAAAAATTACTTAATCACCCTAATATAGGAGAGATTAGAAATATAGGGCTTATCAATGCTATGGAATTAGTTATAAATAAAAATACAAAAGAAGGATTTGATTCAAAACTAAGAATGGGTTATCAAATATATAAAAAAGCACTTAAAAAAGGTTTATTATTAAGACCTTTGGGCAATGTTATATATTTTAATCCGCCTTTAATAATTAACGAAGAAGAAATAGATAAGGCTGTTGATTTATGTGTATCTTCTATAAATGATATACTATAA
- the bioD gene encoding dethiobiotin synthase gives MAKSIFITATGTDIGKTYVSGLITKHIKDKGLNIGYYKAALSGSHDISDSDAWYVKQQANLSDSYNEMVSYTYKHAYSPHLAAQIEGNPPDIDVIKKAYADISAKHDYMLVEGSGGIICPIRYDDNKKIFLEDIIKELNMPSLIIADAGLGTINSTVLTIEYMRNKNLKINGVILNRFETANEMHDDNKKMIEEMTGVKIIGVVVDGVLKLDDKNIETLFE, from the coding sequence ATGGCTAAATCTATTTTTATAACAGCAACAGGTACTGATATAGGAAAAACCTATGTATCAGGTTTAATTACAAAACATATAAAAGATAAAGGATTGAATATAGGATATTATAAAGCAGCATTAAGCGGGAGTCATGATATATCAGACAGCGATGCCTGGTATGTAAAACAGCAAGCAAATTTATCAGATTCATATAATGAAATGGTGTCATACACTTATAAGCATGCCTATTCCCCTCATTTGGCAGCACAAATTGAGGGAAATCCACCTGACATAGATGTTATAAAAAAAGCTTATGCTGATATATCTGCTAAACATGATTATATGTTGGTAGAGGGAAGCGGCGGTATAATATGCCCTATAAGATATGATGATAATAAAAAAATATTTTTGGAAGATATAATAAAAGAATTAAATATGCCTTCTCTTATAATAGCAGATGCTGGACTTGGTACAATTAATTCTACTGTTTTAACTATAGAATATATGAGAAATAAAAATTTAAAAATTAATGGTGTAATATTAAATAGATTTGAAACAGCAAATGAAATGCATGATGATAATAAAAAAATGATAGAAGAAATGACAGGAGTAAAAATCATAGGTGTTGTTGTAGATGGTGTTTTAAAATTAGATGATAAAAATATAGAAACTCTTTTTGAATAA
- the bioB gene encoding biotin synthase BioB has protein sequence MSNVEQGINYELYLEDLMQKIINGYNITKEEAMKLVDAPLDNLCSKANSIREYFCSNTFDMCSIINAKSGKCSENCKFCAQSSHYNTNCEEYDILDKEKILEQGKSDFSKGVLRYSIVTSGRALYGKEIDEIYETIKTLNRETDGYICASLGLLDEENFSKMKKAGLRRVHNNLEASRNFFSKVCTTHTYDDKINAIKGAQKAGMVVCSGGIMGMGETWEDRIDMAIELRELGIMSIPVNMLNPIASTPFENIKPLTENDMRRIVAIYRFINPKAFIRLAGGRGLLKDKGKSCFLSGANAAITGDMLTTAGISIETDKKMVEELGYKIQLKED, from the coding sequence TTGAACAAGGCATAAACTACGAATTATATTTAGAAGATTTAATGCAAAAAATTATTAACGGATATAATATAACTAAAGAAGAAGCAATGAAATTAGTTGATGCTCCGTTAGATAATTTATGTTCAAAAGCTAATAGTATAAGAGAATATTTCTGTTCCAATACATTTGATATGTGTTCAATAATTAATGCCAAAAGCGGTAAATGTTCAGAAAATTGTAAGTTTTGTGCTCAATCATCTCATTATAACACTAACTGCGAAGAGTATGATATATTAGACAAAGAAAAAATTTTAGAACAGGGGAAAAGCGATTTTAGTAAAGGTGTTTTAAGATATTCTATAGTAACATCAGGGAGAGCTTTATACGGAAAAGAGATTGATGAGATTTATGAGACAATAAAAACACTTAATAGAGAAACTGACGGATATATATGTGCTTCTTTAGGTTTACTTGACGAAGAAAATTTTAGCAAAATGAAAAAAGCAGGACTTAGAAGAGTGCATAATAATTTGGAAGCTTCAAGAAATTTCTTTAGTAAAGTATGCACAACTCATACTTATGATGATAAAATCAATGCTATAAAGGGAGCTCAAAAAGCTGGAATGGTTGTATGCAGCGGCGGTATTATGGGAATGGGCGAAACTTGGGAAGATAGAATTGATATGGCCATAGAGCTTAGAGAGCTTGGAATAATGTCTATACCTGTTAATATGCTTAATCCTATAGCAAGCACCCCTTTTGAAAATATTAAACCTCTTACTGAAAATGATATGAGAAGAATAGTTGCTATTTACAGATTTATTAATCCTAAGGCATTCATAAGGCTTGCAGGCGGAAGAGGGCTTTTAAAAGATAAAGGAAAATCCTGCTTTTTATCTGGAGCAAATGCAGCTATAACAGGAGATATGCTCACAACTGCAGGAATATCAATAGAAACAGATAAAAAAATGGTAGAAGAATTAGGATATAAAATTCAACTAAAAGAAGATTAA